In Zingiber officinale cultivar Zhangliang chromosome 8B, Zo_v1.1, whole genome shotgun sequence, a single genomic region encodes these proteins:
- the LOC122015571 gene encoding probable pyruvate, phosphate dikinase regulatory protein, chloroplastic: protein MKNPLNQENSKFSAEYFKRIEAIDFTIKQDDGAKPQNLNHAHIVLVGVSRTGKTPLSIYLSQKGYKVANVPIVMDVDLPKTLFEIDQGKIFGLTINPVILQAIRKARAKSLGFNSEMRSNYSEMDHVREELEYARKIFAQNPVWPVIEVTGKAIEETAAVIVRMYHDRKQKCSMPRISKRY, encoded by the exons ATGAAGAACCCATTAAA CCAGGAAAACTCAAAATTCTCAGCAGAATATTTCAAGCGTATTGAAGCTATTGATTTCACAATCAAACAAGATGATGGAGCTAAGCCCCAGAACTTGAACCATGCTCACATTGTCCTCGTTGGCGTTTCCCGCACTGGGAAGACACCCTTGTCCATATATCTGTCTCAAAAGGGGTATAAGGTGGCAAATGTTCCGATAGTAATGGATGTGGACTTACCAAAAACACTTTTTGAGATAGATCAAGGGAAGATCTTTGGATTGACAATTAACCCAGTTATTCTGCAGGCCATTAGAAAAGCAAGGGCTAAAAGCCTTGGTTTTAACAGTGAGATGAGAAGCAATTATTCAGAAATGGATCATGTGAGGGAGGAACTGGAATATGCCCGTAAAATATTTGCACAAAATCCAGTATGGCCAGTGATTG AGGTTACCGGAAAAGCAATTGAAGAAACTGCAGCTGTTATAGTCAGGATGTATCATGACAGGAAGCAAAAATGCTCCATGCCACGCATTTCCAAACGGTACTAA